Proteins encoded by one window of Blautia faecicola:
- a CDS encoding helix-turn-helix transcriptional regulator, which yields MKKNNAVQTAPKHSMLANQAPVPQKSKVSSQMTLSDSILSGAVVEFRKAGYRFMRHLHTNIEIYRILSGECYMDIQSETLHCTEGDFIMILPDVVHSFYLNDTSDCEFQHIHFNPDMFSTIILENDGIFPITLLHAVLFSSHFYYRLNSDERIDEQIRKLIDLHTSSDSLFAAANINVSLMNLMLYILDHTEPVHEYAKPQLQNSYVAYALNYIQEHYTTKILQEDIAQQLQISVRYLSKIFKSYMGVTLSNYITIYRVNRSIALMQSTDLTLTEIALQVGFRDSQQYSKVFMSVINATPSQYRKAILK from the coding sequence ATGAAAAAAAACAACGCTGTTCAAACAGCACCGAAGCATTCCATGCTCGCCAATCAGGCTCCTGTCCCCCAGAAAAGTAAAGTCTCCTCACAGATGACTCTGTCTGACTCTATTTTATCCGGAGCAGTTGTAGAATTCCGAAAAGCCGGTTACCGATTTATGCGGCACTTGCATACGAATATTGAGATTTACCGGATTCTTTCCGGCGAATGTTATATGGACATTCAGTCAGAGACTCTTCATTGCACAGAAGGAGATTTTATTATGATTCTCCCGGATGTGGTACATTCCTTTTATCTGAATGATACCTCCGACTGTGAATTTCAGCACATTCATTTCAATCCGGATATGTTCTCAACGATTATCCTTGAAAATGACGGGATCTTTCCGATCACGCTTCTTCATGCTGTGTTGTTTTCTTCCCATTTTTATTACCGGCTCAACTCTGATGAACGAATTGATGAACAGATCCGGAAACTGATCGATCTGCACACTTCTTCTGACAGTCTGTTTGCGGCTGCCAATATTAATGTGTCTCTGATGAACCTGATGCTTTATATTCTTGATCATACAGAACCCGTGCACGAGTATGCAAAACCACAGCTGCAAAACAGTTATGTGGCTTACGCGCTGAATTATATTCAGGAGCATTACACAACAAAGATCCTGCAGGAAGATATTGCACAGCAGTTACAGATTTCTGTACGATATCTGAGCAAGATTTTTAAGAGCTATATGGGTGTCACACTCTCCAACTACATTACGATCTACCGTGTCAACCGCTCCATCGCACTGATGCAGAGTACCGATCTGACACTGACGGAGATCGCTTTGCAGGTTGGATTCCGGGACTCTCAGCAGTATTCCAAGGTCTTTATGAGTGTCATCAATGCAACACCATCGCAATACAGAAAAGCTATTTTAAAATAA
- a CDS encoding flavin reductase yields MRITDTIKYVGVNDHKVDLFEGQYPVANGMAYNSYVILDEKIAVMDTVDANFTHEWLDNLEQVLDGRKPDYLIVQHMEPDHAANVANFLKVYPDTTVVANVKTFQMIYNFFGLSLEGQKLEVTNGGTLSLGNHQLTFVFAPMVHWPEVMVTYDSTDKVLFSADGFGKFGALDVEEDWDDEARRYFIGIVGKYGTQVQSLLKVAATLDIRIICPLHGPVLSEDLGHYIGLYDTWSSYTPEEEGIVIAYTSVYGHTKKAVDLLADKLRSKGCPKVVVYDLARDDMSLALSDAFRYSKLILATTTYNASIYPFMHDYISRLVEHNFQNRTVGLIENGSWAPLAAKVMREMMAKCKKINWLDTTVKILSAINQDNQDQLEAMADELCKEYIAQNDILANKNDLTALFRIGYGLYVVTSNDGKKDNGLIVNTVIQLTDTPNRVAVNINKANYSHHVIKQTGMLNVNCLSTEAPFSVFQQFGFQTGRSVDKFAGQTVHRSDNGLVFLDKYINAFMSLKVEDYVDLGTHGMFICSVTEARVMSNQDTMTYTYYQNNVKPKPETEGKKGFVCKVCGYIYEGDELPADYICPLCKHGAADFEPIG; encoded by the coding sequence ATGAGAATCACAGATACTATCAAATACGTAGGCGTCAACGATCACAAAGTGGATTTATTTGAAGGCCAGTACCCGGTAGCCAACGGTATGGCTTACAACTCTTACGTGATCCTCGATGAAAAGATCGCTGTCATGGACACCGTAGATGCAAACTTCACCCACGAATGGCTGGATAACCTGGAGCAGGTACTTGATGGCCGCAAACCGGACTACCTGATCGTGCAGCACATGGAACCGGATCATGCAGCCAACGTGGCTAATTTCCTGAAAGTTTACCCGGACACCACCGTTGTCGCCAACGTGAAGACCTTCCAGATGATCTACAACTTTTTCGGACTTTCTCTGGAGGGACAGAAGCTCGAAGTTACCAACGGCGGCACGTTAAGTCTTGGAAACCATCAGCTGACCTTTGTATTTGCTCCGATGGTACACTGGCCAGAAGTTATGGTAACTTACGACAGCACTGATAAAGTGCTCTTCTCCGCTGACGGCTTCGGCAAATTCGGTGCCCTGGATGTGGAAGAAGACTGGGATGACGAAGCCCGCAGATACTTCATCGGTATCGTAGGAAAATACGGCACACAGGTTCAGTCTCTCTTAAAAGTGGCAGCAACCCTCGATATCCGGATCATCTGCCCACTCCACGGACCGGTACTTTCAGAAGATCTCGGACATTATATCGGTCTGTATGACACCTGGTCCTCCTACACACCGGAAGAAGAAGGCATCGTGATCGCCTACACTTCCGTCTATGGTCATACGAAAAAAGCAGTCGATCTGCTGGCTGACAAATTAAGAAGCAAAGGCTGTCCGAAGGTTGTCGTATACGATCTGGCAAGAGACGATATGTCTCTGGCTCTCTCCGATGCTTTCCGCTACAGCAAACTGATCCTTGCCACCACAACCTACAACGCAAGCATCTATCCGTTTATGCACGACTATATCTCCCGTCTGGTGGAACACAACTTCCAGAACCGCACGGTAGGTCTGATCGAGAACGGTTCCTGGGCGCCTCTCGCTGCCAAAGTGATGCGCGAGATGATGGCAAAATGTAAAAAGATCAACTGGCTCGATACCACCGTAAAGATCCTCTCCGCCATCAATCAGGACAATCAGGATCAGCTGGAAGCCATGGCAGATGAACTGTGCAAAGAGTACATTGCCCAGAACGATATCCTTGCCAATAAAAATGACCTGACCGCACTGTTCCGGATCGGTTACGGCCTGTATGTGGTAACTTCTAACGACGGTAAGAAGGATAACGGTCTGATCGTAAACACCGTCATCCAGCTGACCGATACTCCGAACCGTGTAGCAGTTAATATCAACAAAGCAAACTATTCACACCATGTCATCAAACAGACCGGTATGTTAAATGTCAACTGTCTGTCCACGGAAGCACCGTTCTCCGTCTTCCAGCAGTTCGGCTTCCAGACCGGAAGAAGCGTGGATAAATTCGCCGGTCAGACCGTGCACCGTTCCGACAACGGACTGGTCTTCCTGGATAAATACATCAATGCCTTTATGTCTCTCAAAGTAGAAGACTATGTGGATCTCGGTACACACGGCATGTTTATCTGCAGCGTGACCGAAGCCCGCGTGATGAGCAACCAGGACACCATGACCTACACCTACTACCAGAACAATGTGAAACCGAAACCGGAAACCGAAGGAAAGAAAGGATTTGTCTGCAAAGTCTGCGGCTATATCTACGAGGGTGATGAACTTCCGGCAGACTACATCTGCCCGCTTTGCAAACACGGAGCTGCTGATTTTGAGCCGATCGGATAA
- a CDS encoding endonuclease/exonuclease/phosphatase family protein: MKKTVKKIFKVLGIVLGVILLALIAYIIYLYASYHRIEDNLVLEVEPAPDAGEDLEGLTSGARPASASALYNSSLTTGQEYSALTYNLGFGAYTPDFSFFMDGGKSSWAKSKESVQDTIQGAGELIASYDPDFALLQEVDLDSTRSYHVNEYSILKDCLSSYNSVFAQNYDSAFLFYPFTQPHGSSKSGLALFSRYQVTDSLRRSFPVSTSFSKFFDLDRCYSISRVPVDNGKELVIFELHMSAYGNSDAIREGQISMLAEDMQKEHEAGNYVLCGGDFNHDLKASEDDSEDRESWAYPFPRASLPDHFSFCIDQLTDEERDSLWDSARNADMEYVPGETYTVTLDGFIISDNIECVSYDNINTGYTYSDHDPVYLEFTLK; encoded by the coding sequence ATGAAAAAGACCGTAAAGAAAATTTTTAAAGTACTTGGTATCGTACTCGGGGTAATTTTACTGGCTCTGATTGCTTATATCATCTATCTCTACGCCAGCTACCATCGCATCGAAGACAATCTGGTTCTGGAAGTGGAACCTGCCCCTGACGCCGGAGAGGATCTGGAGGGACTGACTTCCGGAGCGCGTCCGGCATCTGCTTCCGCGTTGTATAATTCGTCCCTGACTACCGGACAGGAATATTCCGCACTGACCTACAACCTCGGTTTCGGTGCGTACACACCGGATTTCAGCTTCTTCATGGACGGCGGCAAATCCTCCTGGGCAAAAAGCAAAGAAAGCGTACAGGATACGATCCAGGGCGCCGGTGAACTGATTGCCTCCTACGATCCGGATTTTGCTCTTCTTCAGGAAGTGGATCTTGATTCCACCAGAAGTTATCACGTAAACGAATATTCGATCTTAAAAGACTGTCTGAGTTCCTATAATTCTGTCTTCGCACAGAACTATGACTCCGCATTTCTTTTCTATCCGTTTACACAGCCACACGGAAGCAGCAAATCAGGGCTTGCCCTGTTTTCCAGATATCAGGTGACCGATTCTCTTCGGAGAAGTTTCCCGGTGTCTACATCCTTCAGTAAGTTCTTTGATCTGGACCGCTGCTACAGCATCTCCAGAGTTCCGGTGGATAACGGAAAAGAACTGGTGATTTTTGAACTCCACATGTCCGCTTATGGCAACAGCGACGCGATCCGCGAAGGACAGATCTCGATGCTTGCCGAAGACATGCAGAAAGAACATGAAGCAGGTAATTACGTCCTGTGCGGCGGCGACTTCAACCATGATCTGAAAGCCTCCGAGGACGATTCCGAAGACCGTGAATCCTGGGCATACCCCTTCCCGAGAGCCAGCCTTCCTGACCACTTTTCTTTCTGCATCGATCAGCTGACGGACGAGGAACGGGATTCCCTGTGGGACAGCGCCAGAAACGCTGACATGGAATATGTGCCGGGTGAAACGTATACCGTAACACTGGATGGATTTATTATCTCAGACAATATCGAATGCGTCTCCTACGACAACATCAACACCGGATACACCTATTCGGATCATGATCCGGTATATCTCGAATTCACATTAAAATAA
- a CDS encoding MBL fold metallo-hydrolase produces the protein MKLTFLGTGAGETYPGYWCECPHCTYARKHRGKNLRTNSSMVIDEELLIDMGPSCFDNAARFGVNLSKLKTLLVTHPHEDHLYPQHLRWRNTDESLLPLTYVEKMRHGGPRFTDIPQLNIYGNSFVMETLRKSLDDMEELKINLHEIREGKEEKTDGYRILPVRGNHGSQRGFSHSYIIQKDGKTLLYALDSGSYDEDQFALIQEYQYDAVIMEGTTGLNEQYGGHMCLMNNIRIRDRLKENKCLRENSRFLLTHLSPHWCPPHDWYESIVASEGLELAYDGLQIEI, from the coding sequence ATGAAACTGACATTTTTAGGAACAGGAGCAGGGGAAACATATCCGGGATACTGGTGTGAATGTCCTCATTGTACTTATGCAAGAAAACACAGAGGAAAAAACCTGAGAACAAACAGCAGCATGGTGATTGACGAAGAGCTGCTGATCGATATGGGACCATCGTGTTTTGATAATGCAGCCCGGTTCGGAGTGAATTTATCAAAGCTCAAGACACTTCTGGTCACACATCCTCATGAAGATCATCTGTATCCGCAGCATCTGCGCTGGAGAAATACAGACGAAAGCTTGCTGCCGCTTACTTATGTCGAAAAAATGAGACATGGAGGTCCACGGTTTACCGATATCCCGCAGCTGAATATTTACGGGAATTCTTTCGTGATGGAAACGCTCAGAAAAAGTCTGGATGACATGGAAGAACTGAAAATAAATCTGCATGAGATCAGAGAGGGAAAGGAAGAGAAAACGGATGGGTACAGAATCTTGCCGGTTCGCGGAAATCATGGGTCGCAACGGGGATTTTCCCACAGTTATATCATTCAGAAAGATGGAAAAACGTTATTGTATGCGCTGGATTCCGGAAGTTATGACGAGGATCAGTTTGCATTGATACAGGAATATCAGTACGATGCAGTTATTATGGAAGGAACTACAGGACTGAATGAACAGTATGGCGGACATATGTGTCTGATGAACAATATCCGGATAAGGGACCGATTGAAGGAAAATAAGTGCCTGCGTGAGAATAGTAGATTTCTTTTGACGCATCTGTCCCCACACTGGTGTCCGCCGCATGACTGGTACGAATCGATTGTGGCGTCAGAGGGACTGGAACTGGCTTATGACGGTTTACAGATAGAGATCTGA
- a CDS encoding Crp/Fnr family transcriptional regulator, protein MEKVTLFSHILPEEQERMRVCFQMREAVYQNNEIIMEYTSTMKKIGLILEGQASLYGNDVEGSQYLMDELKKDDVFGEPLLLPEPSQHYYVCAKTRTRVMFIDYEHVIKRCENACSFHSQMVSNLLQLIAMRSSQQANRIYVLSRNSIRKKIMAYLNEVGGEKKKQVFTLPVSYTTLAEYLCVDRSAMMREFKNLSGEGVLFREGKNIRILL, encoded by the coding sequence ATGGAAAAAGTGACATTGTTTTCCCATATTTTACCGGAAGAGCAGGAACGGATGCGTGTCTGTTTTCAGATGCGGGAAGCAGTATATCAGAACAATGAGATTATCATGGAGTATACCAGTACGATGAAAAAAATCGGTCTGATTCTGGAAGGGCAGGCATCTCTTTATGGAAATGATGTAGAAGGCAGTCAGTATCTAATGGATGAACTGAAAAAGGATGATGTGTTCGGAGAACCCTTGCTTTTACCGGAACCGTCCCAACATTATTATGTATGTGCAAAAACAAGAACCAGGGTGATGTTTATCGATTATGAACACGTGATCAAACGCTGTGAAAATGCCTGCAGCTTTCACAGCCAGATGGTCAGTAATCTGTTACAGCTGATCGCCATGAGATCCAGCCAGCAGGCAAACCGGATCTATGTTTTATCCAGAAACAGCATCCGGAAAAAAATTATGGCGTATCTGAATGAAGTGGGAGGAGAGAAAAAGAAGCAGGTATTTACACTGCCGGTATCTTATACTACATTAGCAGAATATCTGTGTGTGGACCGGAGTGCCATGATGCGGGAATTTAAAAATCTGTCGGGAGAAGGAGTTTTGTTCCGGGAAGGGAAGAATATACGGATTTTGTTGTAA
- a CDS encoding calcium/sodium antiporter: MENFINNAPFALVLVALVIGFVLLIKGADYFVEGSSSVAKRLHVPAIIIGLTIVAMGTSLPETAVSVSASLTGNNELAVSNVVGSNIFNLMVVIGVCGVLATVNVAKETIRRDIPFSLICAGMLLLFGIAGIGDTSSMILGHLDGVIFLGCFAGYIFYMIRTAMKASKEGKQVEIEGGSDEEIRLISMPLSILFIVGGAVAIAIGGDVTVDAAARIAGDLGMSQTLIGLTIVSIGTSLPELVTSIVAAKKNEVDMALGNAVGSNIFNILMVLGIASAISPITLIRENIIDLCVLIVFTVCVWIFAATKKRIGKVEGFCMIALYVAYAIYIVIR, translated from the coding sequence ATGGAAAACTTTATTAACAATGCTCCATTTGCGCTGGTTCTGGTTGCACTTGTGATTGGGTTTGTGCTGTTGATCAAAGGAGCGGATTATTTTGTGGAGGGAAGTTCAAGTGTGGCAAAGCGTTTGCATGTGCCGGCAATCATCATCGGACTTACGATCGTGGCGATGGGAACGTCGCTTCCGGAGACGGCGGTCAGTGTGTCGGCTTCTCTTACAGGAAATAATGAACTTGCTGTGAGCAATGTCGTAGGTTCCAATATCTTTAATCTGATGGTGGTTATTGGTGTCTGCGGAGTGCTGGCTACAGTCAATGTGGCAAAAGAGACGATTCGAAGAGACATCCCGTTTTCACTGATCTGTGCCGGTATGTTATTGCTCTTTGGAATCGCCGGAATCGGAGATACATCTTCGATGATACTGGGGCATCTGGATGGCGTAATCTTTCTGGGATGCTTTGCCGGTTATATTTTCTATATGATCCGTACAGCGATGAAAGCCAGTAAAGAAGGAAAACAAGTGGAGATTGAAGGTGGTTCGGACGAAGAGATCAGGCTGATATCCATGCCGTTAAGTATTCTTTTTATCGTTGGAGGTGCGGTTGCTATTGCCATTGGTGGAGATGTTACTGTTGATGCGGCAGCAAGAATTGCCGGTGATCTTGGGATGAGTCAGACGCTGATCGGACTTACGATCGTTTCCATCGGAACTTCTCTGCCGGAACTGGTAACTTCAATCGTTGCAGCGAAAAAGAACGAAGTAGATATGGCACTTGGAAACGCAGTGGGATCCAATATATTTAACATTCTGATGGTTCTCGGTATCGCATCTGCGATCAGCCCGATTACGCTCATCAGAGAAAATATCATCGATCTGTGTGTGCTGATTGTATTTACCGTATGTGTGTGGATCTTTGCGGCGACAAAAAAACGGATCGGAAAAGTGGAAGGGTTCTGTATGATCGCACTTTATGTGGCGTATGCGATTTATATTGTGATCAGATAA
- a CDS encoding TMEM165/GDT1 family protein, translated as MLLFLKVFFTEFIAEMGDKTQLMLIALTSKYKLKDIIMGTAAAILVLNGLAVLAGGLVSEFIPEWLIKIVAAFAFLYFAASTLAGDEDEEEEEGGKSKIKFAPLAVFCTFFVAELGDKTQLTAITFGANEGMGAAFIVWIGCSLGLFLADILGMLVGYLLKSKTPDGLLNTLAFVIFAIFGIYTAYQALNLISESVCPITVWPLLAAVTVAFVVICVWLYMKKKKG; from the coding sequence ATGTTATTATTTTTAAAGGTATTTTTCACGGAATTTATCGCGGAAATGGGTGACAAGACGCAGCTGATGCTGATCGCGCTGACTTCCAAGTATAAGTTAAAAGATATTATCATGGGAACGGCGGCAGCGATCCTGGTGCTGAATGGTCTTGCGGTATTGGCGGGCGGACTGGTCAGCGAATTTATCCCGGAATGGCTGATTAAGATTGTTGCAGCTTTTGCCTTCCTTTATTTTGCGGCATCGACGCTTGCAGGAGACGAGGATGAAGAGGAAGAAGAGGGCGGAAAGAGCAAGATCAAATTTGCTCCTCTGGCAGTGTTCTGTACGTTCTTTGTAGCAGAGCTGGGAGATAAAACACAGCTGACAGCCATTACCTTTGGTGCCAATGAAGGGATGGGGGCTGCGTTTATCGTATGGATCGGATGCTCTCTGGGACTTTTTTTAGCGGACATTCTTGGTATGCTGGTGGGATATCTGTTAAAGAGCAAGACTCCGGATGGACTGTTAAATACGCTGGCATTTGTGATCTTTGCAATTTTCGGTATCTACACAGCCTATCAGGCACTGAACCTGATCAGTGAAAGCGTCTGTCCGATCACCGTATGGCCGCTTCTGGCAGCTGTTACGGTGGCTTTCGTGGTGATTTGCGTCTGGCTTTATATGAAAAAGAAAAAGGGCTAG